The Sphingomonas sp. LY54 genome includes a region encoding these proteins:
- the pcaF gene encoding 3-oxoadipyl-CoA thiolase, whose product MTEAFICDAVRTPIGRYGGSLAHVRADDLAAVPIKALIERNPGIDWAQLDDVIYGCANQAGEDNRNLARMAGLLAGLPDASGGVTLNRLCGSGMDAVAMAARVIRGSEADLLIAGGSESMSRAPFVMAKATSAFDRNAEMYDTTIGWRFVNPKMRDAYGDDTMPSTAENVAQDFQIGREDQDAFAVRSQEKASRAQENGRLAAEIVAVTIPQRKGDPVMVDRDEHPRTTSVEALARLRPIVRADGTVTAGNASGVNDGAAAMIVASEEAAKRNGLTPRARILGAAVAGVPPRIMGIGPAPASTKLLDRLGLKLADMDVIELNEAFAAQGLAVLRQLGVADDDSRVNPNGGAIALGHPLGMSGARLALTATEELQRNGGRYALCTMCIGVGQGIAMVIERV is encoded by the coding sequence GCGGTACGGACGCCGATCGGCCGCTATGGCGGCAGCCTTGCCCATGTCCGCGCCGACGATCTTGCCGCGGTTCCGATCAAGGCGCTGATCGAGCGCAATCCGGGCATCGACTGGGCGCAGCTCGACGACGTCATCTATGGCTGCGCCAATCAGGCCGGCGAGGACAATCGCAACCTTGCGCGCATGGCGGGTCTGCTCGCCGGTCTTCCCGACGCCTCGGGCGGCGTCACGCTCAACCGCCTGTGCGGCTCGGGCATGGACGCCGTGGCGATGGCGGCGCGGGTGATCCGCGGCAGCGAGGCGGACCTGCTGATCGCGGGGGGATCGGAGAGCATGAGCCGCGCGCCGTTCGTGATGGCCAAGGCGACCTCGGCCTTCGACCGCAACGCCGAGATGTACGACACGACGATCGGCTGGCGCTTCGTCAACCCCAAGATGCGCGACGCTTATGGCGACGACACGATGCCGTCGACGGCCGAGAATGTCGCCCAGGACTTCCAGATCGGCCGCGAGGACCAGGACGCCTTCGCCGTGCGCAGCCAGGAGAAGGCCAGCCGGGCGCAGGAAAATGGCCGACTCGCTGCCGAGATCGTCGCCGTCACGATTCCGCAGCGCAAGGGCGACCCGGTGATGGTCGATCGCGACGAGCATCCGCGCACGACCAGTGTCGAGGCGCTGGCCAGATTGCGTCCGATCGTCCGCGCCGACGGCACCGTCACGGCCGGTAATGCCTCGGGCGTCAATGACGGCGCGGCGGCGATGATCGTCGCCAGCGAGGAAGCGGCCAAGCGCAACGGCCTGACGCCGCGCGCCCGCATTCTCGGCGCTGCCGTCGCCGGCGTGCCGCCGCGCATCATGGGCATCGGTCCCGCCCCGGCCTCGACCAAGCTGCTCGATCGGCTCGGCCTCAAGCTCGCCGACATGGACGTGATCGAACTGAACGAGGCTTTTGCCGCGCAGGGGCTCGCCGTGCTGCGCCAGCTCGGCGTCGCCGACGACGATTCCCGCGTCAACCCGAACGGCGGCGCGATCGCGCTGGGCCACCCGCTCGGCATGTCCGGCGCCCGCCTCGCATTGACCGCGACCGAGGAGCTGCAGCGCAACGGTGGGCGTTACGCTTTGTGCACGATGTGCATTGGCGTCGGCCAGGGCATCGCGATGGTGATCGAGCGGGTGTAA